The following are from one region of the Pirellulaceae bacterium genome:
- a CDS encoding HAD family phosphatase, producing the protein MASYRSTTNKFLYFDLGNVLVTFDPHIAARRLAEAADCSLQHVLQTVFSCDLQQRYETGLVSDEQYAEEISSMLGTQLSTQSVMHAICAIFQPNQPILQVLQQVQRMGIPMGILSNTCDAHWQWLMQQDWPMLHGWFEHRVLSYQVGSMKPNRRIYEVCEEVCGLQGSQIFFTDDLEKNIAAAAQRGWTTCQFRSTDELTRSLQAWLEAD; encoded by the coding sequence ATGGCCAGTTATCGATCGACGACAAACAAATTCCTGTACTTTGACTTGGGCAACGTCTTGGTGACATTCGACCCGCACATTGCAGCTCGCAGGTTGGCCGAAGCGGCCGATTGCAGTCTCCAACATGTCCTACAAACCGTATTTTCGTGCGACTTGCAGCAGCGCTACGAGACTGGCCTAGTCAGCGATGAGCAATATGCTGAAGAAATCAGTTCGATGTTAGGTACGCAGCTGTCAACTCAATCCGTGATGCATGCCATATGCGCCATCTTCCAACCTAACCAACCGATTCTGCAGGTGTTACAGCAGGTTCAGCGCATGGGTATACCCATGGGAATCTTGTCCAACACGTGCGACGCACATTGGCAGTGGCTAATGCAGCAGGACTGGCCGATGTTGCATGGCTGGTTCGAGCATCGCGTGTTGAGCTATCAAGTCGGCAGCATGAAGCCGAATCGGCGAATCTACGAAGTCTGTGAGGAGGTATGTGGCTTGCAAGGGTCGCAAATATTCTTCACCGACGACCTGGAAAAAAATATCGCCGCCGCCGCCCAACGCGGCTGGACGACCTGCCAATTTCGTTCGACAGATGAACTTACGCGTTCCCTGCAGGCTTGGCTTGAGGCGGACTGA
- the modA gene encoding molybdate ABC transporter substrate-binding protein, whose product MKNPAWILLASLLLAGAGIVGLSWRDRPRVDSAASRPLVLYCAAANRVAVQEIIQRYQEECGRPIQIEFGPSQTLLSRLEVGGKADLYLPSDDSYLELAAQKDMIAERIPIATMQAVLVVPRDNPKSITSLNDLLSGQLRIVQADPDATAIGKVTQQALAEQGLWQQLHEATTGYRGTVVDVATDVQLNAADVGIVYDVVLANYPELRAVFIPELAQATSQIDVAVLQQSSSPRAALHFARYLAAKDRGLEHFAKYGYQVQPGDQWADQPELSLYAGSMLRPAIADAIERFQEREGVQVSTVYNGCGILVGQMKAGQVPDAYFACDVEFMNQVTDLFPEPVEVSQNELVIVVPKGNPQKIGSLRDLTRPGLRVGIGHEKQCAMGWITQNTFREGGIQQEVMKNVTVEVPAGDMLVNQMRAGSLDAAVVYLSNAAGAGDILDAVQIQGLPCSVASQPWAVYKDSRFPHTASRLFQAITSQQSQTDFESEGFRWQLK is encoded by the coding sequence ATGAAGAATCCTGCCTGGATACTGCTAGCTTCGTTGTTGCTGGCTGGAGCCGGCATTGTTGGGCTGAGCTGGCGCGATCGACCGCGCGTTGACTCGGCGGCGTCGCGACCTCTTGTGCTGTACTGTGCAGCCGCAAATCGAGTTGCCGTGCAAGAGATTATCCAGCGATACCAAGAGGAATGCGGACGACCAATTCAGATCGAGTTTGGACCTTCTCAAACGCTGCTCAGTCGGTTGGAAGTGGGTGGCAAAGCCGATCTTTATTTGCCGAGTGACGACAGTTACTTAGAGCTGGCCGCTCAGAAAGATATGATCGCCGAACGAATTCCCATCGCCACCATGCAGGCTGTTTTGGTTGTACCGCGCGACAATCCTAAATCCATCACTTCGTTGAACGACCTGCTGAGTGGCCAATTAAGAATCGTTCAGGCCGATCCAGATGCCACAGCTATCGGCAAAGTCACACAACAAGCACTGGCCGAACAAGGGTTGTGGCAACAGTTGCACGAGGCAACAACCGGCTATCGCGGCACAGTAGTGGACGTAGCCACCGATGTACAATTGAACGCGGCAGACGTTGGCATCGTCTACGATGTCGTGCTGGCCAACTACCCGGAACTGCGAGCGGTCTTCATTCCCGAACTGGCCCAAGCCACAAGCCAGATTGATGTCGCCGTGCTCCAACAGTCATCCAGCCCAAGAGCTGCACTGCATTTCGCGCGCTATCTAGCCGCTAAAGACCGGGGGTTGGAGCATTTTGCCAAGTATGGTTATCAGGTCCAGCCTGGCGACCAATGGGCCGACCAGCCTGAATTATCGTTGTATGCCGGCTCGATGCTGCGACCGGCTATCGCCGATGCCATCGAGCGGTTTCAGGAGCGCGAAGGCGTCCAGGTCTCGACAGTCTACAACGGCTGTGGAATCCTGGTCGGTCAAATGAAAGCCGGCCAGGTACCAGACGCCTATTTCGCGTGCGATGTAGAGTTCATGAATCAGGTGACCGATCTTTTTCCCGAGCCCGTCGAAGTTTCCCAGAATGAGTTGGTGATTGTAGTGCCCAAAGGCAACCCACAAAAAATTGGATCGCTGCGCGATTTGACCCGTCCTGGGTTGCGAGTTGGTATCGGCCATGAAAAGCAGTGTGCCATGGGCTGGATTACTCAAAACACCTTTCGTGAGGGTGGCATCCAGCAGGAAGTGATGAAGAATGTGACGGTTGAAGTGCCCGCCGGAGACATGTTGGTCAATCAAATGCGTGCCGGTTCGCTGGATGCTGCTGTCGTCTATCTCAGTAACGCAGCCGGCGCAGGTGATATTCTAGACGCCGTCCAGATTCAAGGGTTGCCCTGCTCTGTCGCCTCGCAGCCTTGGGCCGTTTACAAAGATTCTCGATTCCCTCACACGGCCAGTCGACTATTTCAAGCCATCACATCGCAACAAAGTCAGACCGATTTTGAATCGGAGGGCTTCCGCTGGCAGTTGAAATAA
- a CDS encoding ABC transporter ATP-binding protein, with translation MSLASRPTEPLLQLAGVQKHYADGDVHALRSIDLSIQAGQFITIVGPSGCGKSTLLHILGALDRPTQGRVLFRGQDMYSRNLNQLRSQEIGFVFQSFYLLPNLTALENVQLPMFGRSVSATQRIEQARKLLELVGLEQRLDHLPNQLSIGQRQRVAIARAMVNQPSLLLADEPTGSLDSNSGREVIELLMELNRQHGTTLVIVTHDPDIAGQGGRMIRMLDGTIVQDALAASV, from the coding sequence ATGTCTCTAGCAAGCCGACCGACCGAGCCGCTCTTGCAATTGGCGGGTGTCCAAAAACACTATGCAGATGGCGACGTGCATGCGTTGCGCAGCATCGACTTGTCGATCCAGGCTGGTCAATTCATCACCATTGTGGGGCCTAGTGGTTGCGGTAAATCGACCTTGTTACACATCTTGGGAGCGCTGGACAGGCCAACACAGGGGCGAGTTTTATTTCGCGGCCAAGACATGTATAGCCGCAATTTGAACCAACTAAGATCGCAGGAAATTGGCTTCGTATTTCAATCGTTTTACTTGCTGCCCAATTTGACGGCGCTGGAGAATGTGCAATTGCCGATGTTCGGCCGTTCCGTGTCGGCGACGCAGCGGATCGAGCAGGCTCGAAAACTACTTGAGCTGGTCGGACTTGAGCAACGCTTGGATCACCTGCCCAATCAACTGTCGATTGGGCAGAGACAGCGGGTGGCCATTGCCCGAGCCATGGTCAATCAGCCGTCGCTGCTACTGGCTGATGAGCCAACGGGTAGTTTGGATAGCAATAGCGGCCGCGAGGTCATAGAACTACTCATGGAATTGAACCGGCAGCATGGCACGACGCTGGTGATTGTGACGCATGATCCTGACATCGCTGGTCAGGGAGGCAGAATGATTCGCATGCTGGATGGCACCATCGTCCAAGACGCGCTGGCAGCTTCGGTCTAG
- the hisB gene encoding imidazoleglycerol-phosphate dehydratase HisB encodes MSNQRSANIERKTAETSIQLALTIDGSGVGDIQSGVGFLDHMLTLFAKHGQFDLTVCCQGDTVVDAHHTTEDIGICLGQAFSKALGDKRGITRYGHIVLPMEESLVTVAVDLSGRNYVVFQAPMTSPKIGEFDSELVEDFWYAFASNAQCNYHVLLHYGRNSHHIAEAIFKASARALRIACQADPRQKDIPSTKGVL; translated from the coding sequence ATGAGCAACCAGCGCTCGGCGAACATTGAGCGAAAAACAGCAGAGACCAGCATTCAGTTGGCACTCACCATCGACGGTTCCGGCGTCGGCGACATTCAGTCGGGCGTAGGATTTTTGGATCACATGCTGACGCTGTTTGCCAAGCACGGTCAGTTCGATTTGACGGTTTGCTGCCAGGGAGACACGGTTGTCGATGCGCACCACACCACCGAAGATATTGGCATCTGCTTGGGCCAAGCCTTTTCCAAAGCGCTCGGCGACAAACGCGGCATCACGCGGTATGGCCACATCGTTTTGCCGATGGAAGAATCATTAGTCACTGTGGCCGTTGACTTGAGCGGACGCAATTACGTAGTCTTTCAAGCGCCCATGACCAGTCCTAAGATTGGCGAATTTGATAGCGAACTGGTGGAAGACTTTTGGTACGCGTTCGCCAGCAACGCTCAGTGCAACTATCATGTCTTGCTGCACTATGGTCGCAACAGTCATCACATTGCCGAAGCAATCTTCAAAGCTTCCGCCCGAGCTCTGCGAATTGCCTGTCAAGCCGACCCGCGTCAAAAAGATATTCCCAGCACCAAAGGCGTGCTGTAA
- the hisC gene encoding histidinol-phosphate transaminase: MHQPDLDSLFRTAVRQMQEYIPGEQPQGGKFIKLNTNENPYPASPKVTQAIVQTAQAGLERYPDPLGTGFRLRAAEVLGVEPDWILCGNGSDDILTILTRAFVGEGQRLRLPYPSYILYRTLAQLQGAAWEEVQFQSDFQLGDDFSASTPDLKLVCLPNPNSPSGTVLDPQAIGRIADRLPCPLLVDEAYADFAEQHCIELVKQNPRVMVSRTLSKSYALAGLRFGFLVAQPPVIAMLRKVKDSYNCDALSLAGAIAAIDDQAWLSENRAKVIATRQRMTVALRQLGFIVPDSHANFVWCTLPKRPLQPLYESLKRNKVLVRYMNYAGWGEGLRISVGTDSQINVCLSLLAEALQAADNASHRTTGAP; encoded by the coding sequence ATGCACCAGCCAGATTTGGACTCGCTTTTCCGCACCGCCGTCCGGCAGATGCAGGAGTATATTCCCGGCGAACAACCACAGGGCGGCAAGTTCATCAAGCTGAACACCAACGAGAATCCTTATCCAGCTTCGCCGAAGGTCACTCAGGCCATCGTGCAGACGGCTCAGGCTGGCCTGGAGCGATATCCCGATCCGCTGGGCACGGGCTTTCGGCTGCGAGCCGCAGAAGTCCTGGGCGTTGAGCCCGATTGGATACTGTGCGGCAACGGCAGCGACGATATTTTGACAATTCTCACGCGGGCCTTTGTAGGTGAAGGGCAACGGCTGCGATTGCCTTATCCCAGTTACATCCTGTATCGTACGCTGGCACAGCTTCAGGGTGCCGCCTGGGAAGAGGTGCAATTTCAGTCCGATTTTCAACTGGGCGATGACTTTTCGGCGTCGACGCCGGACCTAAAACTGGTCTGTCTGCCCAATCCCAACAGCCCCAGCGGCACGGTGCTTGACCCTCAGGCCATTGGCCGGATTGCTGACCGGCTGCCCTGTCCCCTGCTGGTTGATGAGGCTTATGCGGATTTTGCGGAGCAGCACTGTATTGAACTGGTGAAACAAAACCCCCGAGTAATGGTGTCGCGGACGCTAAGCAAGTCGTATGCTTTAGCGGGCTTACGATTCGGGTTTCTTGTGGCCCAGCCGCCAGTCATCGCGATGCTACGCAAAGTGAAAGACAGTTACAACTGCGACGCTTTGAGCTTGGCGGGGGCGATTGCCGCCATCGACGACCAGGCATGGCTGAGTGAAAATCGCGCCAAAGTCATCGCCACCCGGCAGCGGATGACGGTGGCTCTACGCCAGTTGGGTTTTATTGTGCCGGATAGTCATGCCAATTTCGTGTGGTGCACGCTGCCCAAACGACCCCTTCAGCCGTTGTACGAATCATTGAAGCGCAACAAGGTATTGGTGCGATACATGAACTATGCCGGTTGGGGTGAGGGCTTGCGAATCAGCGTCGGCACTGATTCACAGATCAACGTGTGCCTGAGCCTGTTGGCGGAAGCTCTGCAGGCTGCCGACAACGCATCGCACCGAACCACAGGCGCTCCTTGA
- the hisD gene encoding histidinol dehydrogenase: protein MTKLEIQTIDATTVEATAELQALRDQLSPSGNVVSPKGRALTERVFGQPLVPSQVVERICADVRQRGQAALRHYCLQLDNAELPAGGLRLEQARLEQAHRSATPEFLKCIRRIRDNIQSFQQAILHTTVTSQPSAGIRLDQRYQPLRRIGVCVPGGAAAYPSTVLMTVVPALAAGVQELAVVAPPTPFGAYNADVLATCHELGVSEVYPIGGAQAVAALAYGVEGLPAVDKIVGPGNLFVALAKKHVFGHVDIDSIAGPSEVVVIADQTTDPAYVAADILAQAEHSPGASLLITWHADLIGQVRQELERQLVSLSRSWLTLDSLNAFGALVRVRDADQAVELTNWIAPEHLHIACQQPRKLSERIRNAGAIFLGPFSPVSLGDYAAGPSHVLPTGGTARWAAGLSSNSFLRSSSVIEYSREALANIADEIAVLADKEGLTAHRESVAIRLRSS, encoded by the coding sequence ATGACAAAACTGGAAATACAAACGATTGATGCCACGACGGTTGAGGCTACTGCGGAGCTGCAGGCGCTGCGCGATCAGTTGAGTCCCTCGGGCAACGTGGTGAGTCCGAAAGGCCGAGCGCTGACCGAGCGCGTATTTGGCCAGCCGCTGGTGCCTAGCCAAGTGGTCGAACGAATTTGCGCTGACGTTCGCCAGCGTGGCCAGGCGGCGCTGCGACATTACTGCTTGCAGCTCGACAATGCCGAATTGCCAGCCGGTGGACTGCGTTTGGAGCAGGCTCGCTTGGAACAGGCACATCGATCGGCTACCCCAGAGTTTCTGAAGTGCATTCGCCGAATCCGCGACAATATTCAATCATTTCAGCAAGCTATTCTACACACGACAGTTACCAGCCAGCCGAGCGCGGGCATCCGCCTGGATCAGCGCTATCAGCCGCTCAGACGCATTGGCGTTTGCGTGCCCGGCGGTGCTGCCGCCTATCCGTCGACGGTACTGATGACCGTGGTGCCGGCACTGGCTGCGGGCGTACAGGAGCTTGCGGTAGTTGCACCGCCGACGCCGTTTGGTGCCTACAACGCCGATGTGCTGGCGACCTGTCACGAGCTTGGAGTCAGCGAGGTCTATCCAATCGGCGGTGCTCAGGCGGTGGCGGCCCTGGCTTATGGTGTGGAGGGGTTACCCGCCGTTGATAAAATTGTTGGTCCTGGCAATCTGTTTGTGGCGCTGGCCAAAAAGCACGTGTTCGGGCATGTCGATATCGACTCGATCGCCGGTCCCAGCGAAGTCGTGGTGATTGCCGACCAGACCACCGATCCGGCGTATGTGGCGGCAGATATCTTGGCGCAAGCAGAGCATTCGCCGGGGGCCAGTCTGTTGATTACTTGGCACGCTGATTTGATCGGGCAGGTGCGACAAGAACTTGAGCGGCAACTGGTCTCGCTCAGCCGCAGCTGGCTGACGCTGGACAGCCTGAATGCCTTCGGAGCCCTGGTACGCGTTCGCGATGCCGATCAGGCGGTCGAGCTGACCAATTGGATCGCTCCGGAACATTTGCACATCGCCTGCCAGCAGCCGCGCAAGTTAAGTGAGCGGATTCGAAATGCGGGAGCAATATTTCTCGGACCGTTCAGTCCGGTTTCGCTGGGCGACTATGCGGCCGGTCCGTCGCATGTGCTGCCTACTGGCGGAACAGCGCGGTGGGCGGCAGGGTTGTCCAGCAATTCATTCTTACGCAGTAGCAGTGTGATTGAGTATTCTCGCGAGGCCTTAGCGAACATTGCCGATGAAATAGCGGTCCTTGCCGATAAGGAGGGTCTGACAGCCCACCGCGAAAGCGTCGCCATTCGCTTGCGGTCAAGTTGA
- a CDS encoding PLP-dependent transferase — MNLAVDLRSDTVTKPCAAMRQAMASAIVDDDALGGDPTVDALQQRVAELLGKEAALFMPSGSMSNQIAVRLHCGRGDEFLCEANCHIYNYEQAAFAQLSGVVARTIPGIHGLMQPEQLADLIRPPADNLVRTTLVTLENTHNRGGGAVLPLDNVQAICRWAQDHGLATHLDGARLFNAVAATGIDAHVWSKSFDSVSICFSKGLGAPIGSALAGSQAFIRQARRARRLFGGGMRQVGVIAAAALYALEHNRQRIVEDHRHAQILADAIRNIDGVQLDPQPQTNIVIVKIAPQLGTATTLAAALKQHGIGVSQVGPQHIRFVTHLDVTEQQIHQASETLRQVVSLANK, encoded by the coding sequence ATGAACCTAGCCGTTGATCTGCGAAGCGATACCGTCACTAAGCCGTGTGCTGCGATGCGCCAGGCGATGGCCAGTGCCATTGTGGACGACGATGCGCTTGGCGGCGACCCTACGGTGGACGCCTTGCAACAACGGGTGGCCGAACTATTGGGCAAAGAAGCCGCGCTGTTTATGCCCAGCGGATCGATGAGCAATCAGATTGCCGTCCGGCTGCATTGTGGTCGCGGCGATGAGTTTCTGTGCGAAGCCAACTGTCACATTTATAACTACGAGCAGGCTGCCTTTGCGCAGCTCAGCGGCGTCGTAGCTCGAACCATACCTGGCATTCACGGCTTGATGCAACCAGAACAGCTCGCCGATCTCATACGACCACCGGCCGACAATCTGGTACGCACGACGCTGGTTACATTAGAAAACACGCACAATCGAGGTGGAGGTGCCGTGCTGCCGTTGGACAACGTGCAGGCCATCTGCCGCTGGGCTCAGGACCATGGGCTGGCCACGCACCTGGATGGCGCGCGACTATTCAACGCCGTGGCTGCCACGGGCATTGACGCCCATGTCTGGTCCAAGTCGTTCGATTCTGTCAGCATCTGCTTTTCCAAAGGTCTAGGAGCGCCCATCGGTTCGGCGCTGGCCGGTTCACAAGCATTCATCCGGCAAGCGCGTCGAGCCCGTCGGCTGTTTGGAGGTGGCATGAGACAAGTAGGTGTCATCGCCGCAGCCGCACTGTACGCGTTAGAACACAATCGCCAGCGCATAGTCGAAGATCATCGTCACGCGCAGATACTTGCCGATGCTATCCGCAACATCGATGGCGTGCAGTTAGACCCTCAGCCGCAAACCAACATCGTCATCGTCAAGATCGCTCCACAGCTTGGCACCGCCACCACCCTAGCCGCCGCCCTCAAGCAACACGGCATCGGGGTCTCCCAGGTTGGCCCACAACACATTCGATTTGTCACGCATCTGGATGTTACCGAACAGCAAATACATCAAGCCAGCGAGACGCTGCGACAAGTTGTTTCACTGGCAAACAAATAA
- a CDS encoding TIGR03960 family B12-binding radical SAM protein, producing the protein MLNDQLKRSLENRILTKVRMPGQYVGGERNIVVKDHRQVDGKLCLCFPDAYTIGMSHHGLQVLYSLMNARPDWAAERCFTPWPDMEQQLRDNGLPLYSLETFTPLCQFDVVGFSLQYEISSPNVLTMLDLGGIPIKADQRTMADPLIVAGGPCVQNPEPMADFIDCFVTGDGEPSLPEICDLWLQLRQAARENGGWLSGQAGRQQREAALAELARRLAYCYVPRFYEPEYRGGRMAALNRLRSDVPATISPSVIRDLESIPLPTSPIVPYVECVHDRIAIEIMRGCPHLCRFCQSTVIKRPLRTRSVETIVNAAIESYRNTGFNEISILSLSSSDYPHFEQLVRRLKEIFNPLGVNVSVPSLRVNEQLRTIADLVGNGRRAGLTLAPEVARDDMREQIRKKIKNDDLYEGCRTAFKNNYESVKLYFMCGLPGERPVDLEGIIEMAETIARIGREIKGRFPKVTASVSNFVPKAHTPYQWNGMQRREYFQWAHKYLWQQRNIKAVNIKCHSVETSLLEGVISRGDRRTGRAIELAWQRGARMDGWQEMLDAKRWWQALADSEIDVEQQLHQPYELKDKLPWDHLNVKSGREYLEKEQERSVVQLQAMAEPAL; encoded by the coding sequence ATGCTCAACGACCAATTGAAACGTTCCCTGGAGAATCGAATTCTGACCAAGGTGCGTATGCCCGGTCAGTACGTGGGCGGCGAGCGGAATATTGTTGTCAAAGATCATCGCCAGGTCGATGGCAAGTTGTGTCTGTGCTTTCCAGATGCCTACACGATCGGCATGAGCCATCACGGACTGCAAGTGCTGTATTCGCTGATGAATGCCCGTCCCGATTGGGCTGCCGAGCGCTGCTTTACGCCCTGGCCCGATATGGAACAGCAACTGCGCGACAATGGACTACCGCTGTACTCGCTGGAGACGTTTACTCCGCTTTGTCAGTTTGATGTAGTCGGATTTTCGCTACAGTACGAAATCTCGTCGCCCAACGTGCTGACTATGTTGGATTTGGGCGGCATTCCTATCAAGGCAGACCAGCGTACGATGGCCGATCCGCTGATTGTGGCTGGTGGACCGTGCGTACAGAATCCAGAGCCAATGGCTGATTTTATCGACTGTTTTGTGACCGGTGATGGCGAGCCGTCGCTGCCCGAAATCTGCGACCTGTGGCTACAACTGCGCCAAGCAGCGCGCGAGAATGGTGGCTGGTTGTCGGGCCAAGCGGGCCGGCAGCAGCGCGAGGCGGCTTTGGCCGAATTGGCCCGGCGACTGGCATATTGCTATGTTCCTCGGTTCTACGAGCCCGAGTATCGCGGCGGGCGCATGGCGGCGCTCAATCGTCTGCGCAGCGACGTACCAGCTACCATATCCCCCAGCGTGATTCGCGACCTGGAGTCAATCCCACTGCCCACGTCGCCGATCGTGCCCTACGTGGAGTGTGTTCACGATCGTATCGCTATTGAGATCATGCGTGGCTGTCCGCATCTGTGCCGGTTTTGCCAAAGTACGGTTATCAAACGGCCGTTGCGAACCCGCAGCGTAGAGACCATCGTGAATGCCGCTATAGAGAGCTACCGCAATACTGGCTTCAACGAAATCAGCATTCTTTCGCTATCCAGCAGCGATTACCCGCACTTTGAACAGCTGGTCCGCAGACTGAAGGAGATTTTTAATCCGCTGGGCGTGAACGTCTCGGTGCCCAGCCTACGGGTCAACGAGCAGTTGCGGACCATCGCCGACTTGGTAGGCAATGGTCGGCGGGCGGGATTGACCTTGGCTCCTGAAGTAGCTCGCGACGACATGCGCGAACAAATTCGCAAGAAGATCAAGAATGACGATCTGTACGAAGGCTGCCGCACGGCGTTCAAGAATAACTACGAATCGGTCAAGCTGTATTTCATGTGCGGCTTGCCAGGTGAACGACCCGTGGACTTGGAAGGCATTATTGAAATGGCCGAAACCATCGCGCGCATCGGCCGCGAGATCAAAGGTCGATTCCCGAAAGTAACCGCCAGCGTGTCAAATTTCGTCCCCAAAGCGCATACGCCGTATCAGTGGAACGGCATGCAGCGCCGCGAGTATTTTCAGTGGGCTCATAAATATTTGTGGCAGCAGCGAAACATTAAAGCGGTCAACATTAAGTGTCATTCGGTCGAAACCAGTCTGTTGGAGGGCGTGATCAGTCGTGGCGATCGTCGCACGGGGCGGGCCATCGAGCTTGCTTGGCAACGCGGCGCGCGCATGGATGGCTGGCAAGAGATGTTGGATGCCAAACGCTGGTGGCAAGCCCTGGCCGATAGTGAAATTGATGTCGAGCAGCAACTACATCAACCCTATGAACTGAAGGACAAGCTGCCCTGGGATCACTTGAACGTCAAGTCGGGCCGCGAGTACTTGGAGAAAGAACAGGAACGATCGGTAGTGCAACTGCAAGCCATGGCAGAGCCGGCATTGTAG